From Aspergillus chevalieri M1 DNA, chromosome 4, nearly complete sequence, a single genomic window includes:
- a CDS encoding uncharacterized protein (COG:S;~EggNog:ENOG410PPW8;~InterPro:IPR039632;~TransMembrane:4 (i39-57o82-104i116-136o142-160i)) has product MTDSNTIIHIRELNQTTMTQQKQEQQKQQQPQQTRQPRWLLLAIASGAFAAMNGLFAKLTTDTLTGTLTKFLNTNDNPTLELVIRGAFLALNMLSNIIMWAFFTRALTASPSTTKVSITNTSANFLVTALLGMLVFKEQVGGLWWVGAGMMGGGCILVGMRDA; this is encoded by the exons ATGACAGATTCCAATACAATCATCCACATACGAGAACTCAATCAAACCACAATGACTCAGCAAAagcaagagcagcaaaaacaacaacagccgCAACAAACCCGCCAACCACGCTGGCTCCTCCTAGCCATCGCCAGCGGCGCCTTTGCAGCCATGAACGGGTTATTCGCCAAATT GACAACAGACACACTGACTGGCACATTGACGAAATTCTTAAATACCAATGACAATCCCACGCTGGAATTGGTTATTCGGGGT GCCTTCCTTGCCTTAAACATGCTCAGCAACATAATAATGTGGGCGTTCTTCACGCGCGCCCTCACTGCATCACCCTCCACAACCAAAGTCTCCATTACCAACACGTCGGCGAATTTCCTGGTTACGGCGTTGCTGGGGATGCTTGTTTTTAAGGAACAGGTTGGTGGGCTGTGGTGGGTTGGGGCAGGGATGATGGGGGGTGGGTGTATTCTTGTGGGTATGAGGGATGCTTAG
- the GEF1 gene encoding chloride channel protein (COG:P;~EggNog:ENOG410PH9R;~InterPro:IPR001807,IPR014743,IPR000644;~PFAM:PF00654,PF00571;~TransMembrane:12 (i113-134o179-200i212-232o252-269i281-305o317-337i358-378o398-415i446-467o473-494i522-545o551-568i);~go_component: GO:0016020 - membrane [Evidence IEA];~go_function: GO:0005247 - voltage-gated chloride channel activity [Evidence IEA];~go_process: GO:0006821 - chloride transport [Evidence IEA];~go_process: GO:0055085 - transmembrane transport [Evidence IEA]), which translates to MIQTRTSSVSIRSPSVASERQGWRRTSGLSVSSPAAESHRPPANDNGQPPLITEEISEIKRYEDFTTIDWVQDAVHEQARRRAKRREGFGFWEHEGAFGWRRKVSESYDAGQAWLVVTIVGAAIGLNSALLNIITEWLSDVKLGYCTTGFYLNEQFCCWGAEGGCPEWKHWTPFWLLNYIIYFFFAILFAFISATLVKSFAPYAAGSGISEIKCIIAGFVMKGFLGAWTLLIKSIGLPLAIASGLSVGKEGPSVHFAVCTGNVISRFFSKYRQNASKTREILTATAAAGVAVAFGSPIGGVLFSLEEMASYFPLKTLWRSYFCALVATSVLAAMNPFRTGQLVMFQVQYDRTWHFFELIFFVCLGVFGGLYGAFVIKWNLRVQAFRKKYLSKYPITESVVLAGITAILCFPNMFLKINMTEMMEILFRECEGAHDYNGLCEAKNRWGMVLSLSIATLLRVFLVIISYGCKVPAGIFVPSMAIGASFGRLVGILVQALHESFPDSSFFASCEPDVPCITPGTYAFLGAAAALSGIMHLTISVTVIMFELTGALTYILPTMIVVGVTKAVSDRFGNGGIADRMIWSNGFPFLDNKEDHVFNVPVSHAVTADPVVLPALGFPVREAERLLGDNKFQGFPIVEDRTNKILVGYIGRTELRYAIDRARNEGILAPNAQCVFTKEAAEAMVARRASVSSRNLDTFDGIQSSVGANHVDFSRYVDHTPLTVHPRLPLETVMEIFKKMGPRVILVEHRGRLMGLVTVKDCLKYQFKVEAEEHALAATNGPDMYGANGLHGNGNGNGRNAETTLEDKVWSFMQRIRRKLPWWQTAPAIARARGTDGFEPQEISHILEGTEDDEGLVELEERR; encoded by the exons ATGATCCAAACTCGTACCTCATCAGTTTCCATCCGTTCCCCCTCAGTCGCATCCGAGCGACAGGGTTGGAGGAGAACCTCAGGCCTATCCGTCTCCTCGCCCGCCGCCGAGTCGCATCGACCACCCGCCAACGACAATGGCCAACCCCCCCTAATAACAGAAGAAATCAGCGAAATAAAGCGCTACGAAGACTTTACGACGATCGACTGGGTTCAAGATGCCGTGCATGAGCAAGCGCGGAGACGAGCAAAGCGTCGAGAAGGCTTTGGGTTCTGGGAACATGAGGGTGCCTTTGGATGGAGACGGAAAGTGAGCGAGTCGTACGATGCTGGACAGGCGTGGCTTGTTGTTACGATCGTGGGCGCGGCGATTGGGTTGAACTCGGCGCTGTTGAATATTATTACGGAGTGGTTATCGGATGTTAAGTTGGGGTATTGTACTACTGGGTTCTACCTGAATGAGCAGTTCTGCTGCTGGGGTGCTGAGGGTGGTTGTCCTGAATGGAAACACTGGACGCCGTTTTGGCTCTTGAACTATATCATATATTTCTTCTTTGCG ATCCTCTTTGCCTTCATATCCGCAACCTTGGTCAAGTCATTTGCGCCATACGCCGCAGGCTCTGGTATCTCAGAGATAAAATGCATCATTGCTGGTTTCGTCATGAAGGGCTTCCTGGGTGCGTGGACGTTGCTGATCAAGTCCATCGGGTTGCCGTTGGCCATCGCGTCTGGTCTCTCGGTGGGTAAAGAAGGACCCAGTGTGCATTTTGCCGTTTGCACGGGAAATGTCATTTCGCGATTCTTCAGCAAGTATAGGCAGAACGCCTCCAAGACCCGGGAGATCTTGACAGCGACGGCTGCCGCTGGTGTAGCGGTGGCTTTTGGCAGTCCGATTGGAGGTGTCTTATTCTCACTGGAG GAAATGGCGTCTTATTTCCCTCTTAAAACTCTCTGGCGGAGTTACTTCTGCGCCTTGGTTGCGACTAGTGTATTGGCTGCAATGAACCCTTTCCGGACCGGACAGTTGGTCATGTTCCAGGTCCAGTATGACCGCACATGGCACTTTTTCGAACTGATATTCTTCGTGTGCCTTGGTGTGTTTGGTGGACTGTATGGAGCATTCGTCATCAAGTGGAACCTCCGTGTCCAGGCATTTAGGAAGAAGTACTTGTCGAAGTATCCCATTACGGAATCCGTGGTCCTGGCCGGCATAACGGCTATTCTCTGCTTCCCAAACATGTTTTTGAAAATCAACATGACAGAAATGATGGAGATCCTGTTTCGGGAATGCGAAGGCGCCCATGACTACAATGGTCTTTGCGA AGCTAAAAATCGATGGGGCATGGTCCTGTCATTGTCCATTGCGACTCTCCTTCGCGTTTTTCTGGTCATTATATCTTACGGTTGCAAAGTGCCTGCTGGTATCTTCGTGCCGTCAATGGCTATCGGCGCTTCGTTTGGACGGCTTGTGGGAATCCTCGTCCAGGCCCTACATGAATCTTTCCCAGATTCATCCTTCTTCGCATCCTGCGAGCCTGATGTTCCCTGCATCACACCAGGGACTTACGCATTCCTgggtgcagcagcagccctCAGTGGTatcatgcatttgaccaTTTCGGTGACCGTCATAATGTTCGAGCTGACAGGAGCGCTGACCTATATCCTGCCTACTATG ATCGTCGTGGGCGTAACCAAAGCCGTAAGCGACCGCTTCGGCAACGGCGGCATAGCAGACCGTATGATCTGGTCCAACGGCTTTCCCTTCCTCGACAACAAAGAAGACCACGTCTTCAACGTCCCTGTCTCCCACGCCGTGACCGCCGACCCCGTCGTCCTCCCAGCCTTGGGCTTCCCCGTCCGCGAAGCAGAACGTCTCCTGGGCGATAATAAATTCCAAGGATTCCCGATCGTCGAAGACCGTACGAATAAGATCTTAGTTGGATATATCGGACGCACGGAGTTGCGATATGCTATTGACCGCGCGCGGAACGAGGGCATTCTTGCGCCGAATGCGCAGTGCGTGTTTACCAAGGAAGCTGCTGAAGCGATGGTCGCCCGCAGGGCCTCTGTGTCATCGAGGAACCTCGATACCTTCGATGGCATCCAGTCAAGCGTGGGCGCGAACCACGTCGACTTTAGCCGGTATGTCGACCACACACCACTCACCGTCCACCCACGTCTCCCTCTTGAAACAGTCATGGAAATCTTCAAGAAAATGGGCCCTCGTGTTATCCTCGTCGAACACCGCGGCCGTCTCATGGGTCTTGTAACCGTCAAGGACTGTTTGAAGTACCAGTTCAAGGTCGAAGCAGAGGAACATGCGCTCGCGGCGACGAATGGCCCTGATATGTACGGTGCTAACGGCCTGCATGGAAATGGGAATGGAAATGGGCGCAATGCAGAAACTACGCTGGAGGATAAGGTGTGGAGTTTCATGCAAAGAATACGGCGGAAGTTACCCTGGTGGCAGACCGCGCCTGCGATTGCGCGTGCTCGGGGTACGGATGGCTTCGAACCTCAGGAGATCAGTCATATACTGGAGGGCacggaggatgatgagggaCTCGTTGAGTTGGAGGAGAGACGATAG
- the rip1 gene encoding ubiquinol--cytochrome-c reductase catalytic subunit RIP1 (BUSCO:EOG09264MIL;~COG:C;~EggNog:ENOG410PFIA;~InterPro:IPR017941,IPR037008,IPR006317,IPR005805, IPR036922,IPR014349,IPR004192;~PFAM:PF02921,PF00355;~go_component: GO:0016020 - membrane [Evidence IEA];~go_function: GO:0008121 - ubiquinol-cytochrome-c reductase activity [Evidence IEA];~go_function: GO:0051537 - 2 iron, 2 sulfur cluster binding [Evidence IEA];~go_process: GO:0055114 - oxidation-reduction process [Evidence IEA]), producing the protein MALSAASGSMLRVCARQQLPTTSRAAIASCQQQRGVASSFDSPFGPASKESTYKIPDFSKYQSKKSPRSNQVFSYFMAGTMGLASAVGAKATVQDFLVNMSASADVLAQAKVEVGLGAIPEGKNVIIKWRGKPVFIRHRTQDEIDEANKIDVASLRDPQADEERVQDPKWLVMLGVCTHLGCVPIGEAGDFGGWFCPCHGSHYDISGRIRKGPAPLNLEVPSYSFPDDETMIIG; encoded by the exons ATGGCTCTCTCCGCCGCTTCCGGTTCCATGCTGCGCGTTTGTGCTCGCCAGCAGCTGCCCACCACCTCCCGCGCCGCCATCGCCTCCTGCCAACAACAGAGGGGAGTCGCTTCGTCGTTCGACAGCCCCTTCGGCCCCGCCTCTAAGGAATCCACCTACAAGATCCCCGACTTCAGCAAGTACCAGAGCAAGAAGAGTCCTCGCTCGAACCAGGTCTTCTCCTACTTCATGGCCGGTACCATGGGTTtggcttccgctgtcggCGCCAAGGCTACTGTTCAGG ACTTCTTGGTGAACATGTCCGCCTCCGCTGATGTCCTGGCCCAGGCCAAGGTTGAGGTTGGCCTTGGTGCCATCCCCGAGGGCAAGAAC GTCATCATCAAGTGGCGTGGTAAGCCCGTGTTCATCCGTCACCGTACCCAGGATGAAATCGACGAGGCCAACAAGATCGATGTCGCTTCTCTCCGTGACCCCCAGGCCGATGAGGAGCGTGTGCAGGACCCCAAGTGGCTGGTTATGCTTG GTGTCTGCACACACCTTGGTTGTGTCCCCATTGGTGAGGCTGGTGATTTTGGTGGCTGGTTCTGCCCTTGCCACGGTTCGCACTACGATATCTCCGGCCGTATCAGGAAGGGCCCTGCTCCTCTCAACCTCGAGGTTCCTTCGTACAGCTTCCCCGACGACGAGACCATGATCATCGGTTAA
- a CDS encoding histone-fold domain-containing protein (COG:K;~EggNog:ENOG410PPVZ;~InterPro:IPR009072,IPR003958;~PFAM:PF00808;~go_function: GO:0046982 - protein heterodimerization activity [Evidence IEA]), protein MSSKDAPESSDEITGQSALPISRIKKIIQLDDDIVQCSSNATFVISVATAMFIQYLAEQGHNVVKSERKPRKSIQYKDLATAVSRIDNLEFLSDVIPKTTTYKQFKEKKAKEVPVKSGGIEKGQRTLNGTKSSKPKPLKPKVNGDSMDQDRPLTEEPLRSSGAPITLVVDRTVEGVSKEQEQDRDVEMTDQ, encoded by the exons ATGTCTTCCAAAGACGCCCCCGAGTCCTCCGATGAAATCACCGGCCAGAGTGCTCTTCCTA TCTCTCGGATAAAGAAGATCATTCAACTAGATGACGATATCGTACAATGTTCGAGCAACGCTACGTTTGTGATCTCCGTGGCCACG GCAATGTTTATCCAGTATCTCGCAGAACAAGGGCATAACGTCGTCAAATCCGAACGGAAGCCGCGAAAGAGCATACAATACAAGGACTTAG CTACGGCGGTTTCGCGGATAGACAACCTCGAATTCCTTTCCGACGTGATCCCCAAGACCACCACTTATAAGCAAttcaaggagaagaaggcgaaggaGGTACCCGTGAAGTCCGGCGGGATCGAAAAGGGACAACGCACACTGAACGGAACCAAGTCATCGAAGCCGAAGCCGTTGAAGCCAAAGGTCAATGGAGATTCAATGGACCAGGATCGGCCGTTGACGGAGGAACCATTGCGGAGTTCTGGGGCACCGATTACTCTGGTCGTAGATCGGACAGTGGAGGGGGTATCtaaggagcaggagcaggaccGTGACGTGGAAATGACCGATCAATGA